The Daucus carota subsp. sativus chromosome 7, DH1 v3.0, whole genome shotgun sequence genome window below encodes:
- the LOC108195228 gene encoding uncharacterized protein LOC108195228: MSTSLSFVSPSPFLHSSVAGKPTAVAVSRRNLSTPASSNAWWTSLFGWSSDPDYIHNVGSGSEDPNAGESGAPPKQTGSSRFSLGCFTEEKAKQMRMKTAEGANFHEMYHSAIASRLASDVSDR; the protein is encoded by the coding sequence ATGTCAACATCTCTCTCCTTCGTCTCCCCGTCTCCGTTCCTCCACTCCTCCGTCGCCGGCAAGCCTACCGCCGTCGCCGTCTCTCGCCGCAACCTCTCCACTCCGGCGTCCTCCAACGCCTGGTGGACCTCGCTGTTCGGCTGGTCATCGGATCCTGATTACATCCACAATGTGGGATCCGGATCTGAAGATCCGAATGCAGGTGAATCCGGAGCTCCGCCGAAGCAAACCGGATCTAGCAGATTCAGTCTAGGCTGTTTCACGGAAGAGAAGGCGAAGCAGATGAGGATGAAGACGGCTGAGGGCGCTAATTTTCATGAGATGTATCACTCTGCGATCGCGTCCAGGCTTGCTTCTGATGTGTCGGATCGGTGA